Proteins found in one Rhodovulum sp. MB263 genomic segment:
- a CDS encoding ATP-dependent endonuclease, with protein MTITDLSEEQLARFGGSIEWLNTVDGTLFTEANPAGIDAAAINAALRVTFIGQYDPDEDDFTGITYFTRSLTEDDTPTPFRKNDKQHCGFLFLRSLRTGSRALSLEHGSLLDIILRLKEIRPRLWEGTLEALSTLDVAGAPEMGISGVLESVNASLKKYVPREWGAQPQLRVSSLTREHLRKVITAFIATGNGDHAAPFYRQGTGTINMLVLALLSQIAEDKQNVIFAMEEVETAIPPYAQKRIVHELRKLAAQSIITSHSPYVLEEFSLDETVILSRTDQGVLSQSSITLPDSVKHKRYRQDFRTKFCEGLLARRVLIAEGDSEATALPVVARRLSDLNPTAYTQIEALGITIVNAKTETQIADLGKLYAGLGKRVFALCDLQTEAAQQAIEAEVEHLFMHPEKGIEELVLKNTTSEAMNRFLKSLAWPQHLAAKHAGADVNMKDALMDYFQWSKGNWGIADFLAQCSEAEIPLWFRQTCARLRELCDPPPAPPAAGPETGGDGDDFDVLSGL; from the coding sequence GTGACCATCACCGACCTGTCGGAGGAACAACTCGCCCGTTTCGGCGGCAGCATCGAGTGGCTCAACACGGTCGATGGAACCCTGTTCACAGAAGCGAACCCCGCCGGCATAGATGCAGCGGCCATCAACGCGGCGCTGCGCGTCACTTTCATCGGTCAATATGATCCCGACGAGGACGACTTCACCGGCATCACCTATTTTACCCGCAGCCTGACCGAGGACGACACGCCCACGCCATTCCGCAAGAACGATAAGCAGCATTGCGGCTTCCTGTTTCTCCGTTCGCTCAGGACCGGGTCGCGCGCGCTCAGCCTTGAGCATGGCAGCCTGCTCGACATCATCCTCCGCCTAAAGGAGATCCGCCCTCGACTTTGGGAGGGCACACTCGAAGCACTTTCCACCCTGGACGTGGCGGGCGCCCCTGAAATGGGCATCAGCGGGGTCCTCGAAAGCGTGAATGCCTCGCTCAAGAAATATGTTCCCCGTGAATGGGGTGCCCAGCCGCAGCTTCGCGTCTCCAGCCTGACGCGCGAGCATTTGCGCAAAGTGATCACTGCCTTTATCGCCACCGGAAATGGTGACCATGCCGCGCCTTTCTATCGGCAGGGGACGGGCACCATTAATATGCTCGTCCTAGCGCTTCTCTCTCAGATCGCCGAGGACAAGCAGAATGTGATTTTCGCCATGGAGGAGGTCGAAACGGCCATTCCTCCCTATGCGCAGAAGCGGATCGTCCATGAGTTACGCAAGCTCGCGGCCCAATCGATCATCACCTCGCATTCCCCCTATGTCCTGGAAGAGTTCAGTCTTGACGAGACCGTCATCCTTTCACGGACTGACCAAGGCGTGCTCAGCCAGTCGTCGATTACCCTACCCGACAGCGTGAAGCACAAGCGCTACCGTCAGGACTTCCGCACCAAATTTTGCGAAGGGCTGCTGGCGCGCCGGGTGCTTATCGCGGAAGGCGATTCCGAAGCAACAGCTCTGCCAGTCGTCGCGCGCCGGCTCTCTGATCTCAATCCGACAGCCTACACCCAGATCGAAGCCTTGGGCATTACTATAGTTAACGCGAAGACCGAGACTCAGATTGCAGATCTGGGCAAGCTCTATGCTGGGCTGGGCAAGCGAGTGTTCGCGCTGTGTGATCTGCAAACAGAGGCGGCACAGCAGGCGATCGAGGCCGAGGTCGAACACCTGTTCATGCATCCAGAAAAAGGCATTGAAGAACTTGTCCTGAAGAACACCACTTCGGAGGCAATGAACCGCTTCTTGAAGTCGCTGGCCTGGCCGCAGCATCTGGCGGCAAAGCATGCGGGCGCTGACGTGAATATGAAAGATGCGCTGATGGACTATTTTCAGTGGTCGAAGGGCAACTGGGGCATCGCCGACTTCCTCGCCCAGTGCTCAGAGGCCGAGATACCTCTCTGGTTTCGCCAGACCTGCGCACGGCTGCGCGAGCTGTGCGATCCGCCCCCAGCTCCGCCGGCGGCGGGGCCAGAAACTGGCGGTGACGGCGACGATTTCGACGTCCTTTCCGGCTTATAG
- a CDS encoding DNA adenine methylase produces MVLQRCAKSGRISTNRRTTKWEVANDLSGEITNLFRVLQRHYPQLMEVMRFQITSRREFERLRSCDPATLTDLERAARFLYLQRLAFGGQLGGVFGVAPDQSARFSLAKIGPLLDAAHDRLDGVIFENLPWQEVLARYDGPQALFYLDPPYWGSEDDYGKGLFDRDQFAELAERLGRIKGAFVLSINDRPEIRALFGALRIEEVRLTYSVSKSGATAARELIIANSEVRVGLV; encoded by the coding sequence GTGGTCCTCCAACGATGCGCGAAGTCCGGTAGGATTTCGACGAACAGGAGGACTACGAAATGGGAGGTCGCGAACGATCTGAGCGGCGAGATCACCAATCTCTTCCGCGTGTTGCAGCGCCATTATCCCCAGCTGATGGAGGTGATGCGCTTCCAGATCACCTCGCGCCGCGAGTTCGAGCGGCTCCGGTCCTGCGATCCGGCCACGCTGACCGATCTGGAACGTGCCGCGCGCTTCCTCTATCTGCAGCGGCTGGCCTTCGGCGGCCAGCTCGGCGGGGTCTTCGGCGTGGCGCCCGACCAGAGCGCCCGGTTTAGCCTGGCCAAGATCGGCCCGCTGCTGGACGCCGCCCATGACCGGCTCGATGGCGTGATCTTCGAGAACCTGCCCTGGCAGGAGGTGCTGGCCCGCTATGACGGCCCGCAGGCGCTGTTCTATCTCGATCCGCCCTATTGGGGCAGCGAGGACGATTACGGCAAGGGGCTCTTCGACCGCGACCAGTTCGCCGAGCTGGCCGAGCGCCTCGGCCGGATCAAGGGCGCCTTCGTGTTGTCGATCAATGACCGGCCCGAGATCCGCGCGCTGTTCGGCGCCCTCCGGATCGAGGAGGTGCGGCTGACTTACTCGGTCTCGAAGAGCGGCGCGACCGCCGCGCGGGAGTTGATCATCGCCAATAGCGAGGTCAGGGTGGGCCTCGTATGA
- a CDS encoding deoxynucleoside kinase has protein sequence MIVQLSGPTGSGKSTAANVLHDVGFSIIRERYANSSPMPNTTTFQSYSFQIQKGIMVSRLESLCAIKGTSLVVIDRSVDEDFHVFCRLFHLIGLLNDEQILELFKLYSRVKRKFPQPDRVFFFSAPRDALRERLCKRGEGKLILDTIDLQLDLYREWRQSAPLSFIDLDTSRLSLDECRAFMRGAINA, from the coding sequence ATGATCGTGCAGCTCTCGGGGCCAACTGGCAGTGGCAAAAGCACCGCTGCAAACGTCTTACATGATGTTGGATTCTCAATAATACGCGAGCGGTATGCAAATTCATCACCGATGCCAAACACCACGACTTTTCAGTCCTATTCCTTTCAAATTCAAAAGGGCATAATGGTTTCGCGCTTGGAAAGCCTATGTGCTATCAAGGGTACTTCCCTCGTTGTGATTGACCGTAGCGTCGATGAGGATTTTCATGTTTTTTGCCGCCTCTTCCACCTGATAGGTCTTCTGAACGACGAGCAAATTCTAGAGCTTTTCAAGCTGTATAGTAGGGTTAAGAGAAAGTTTCCGCAACCTGATCGGGTATTCTTTTTCTCCGCGCCTCGTGATGCACTCAGGGAAAGGCTTTGCAAGCGCGGCGAGGGAAAACTCATATTGGACACGATAGATCTTCAGCTGGATCTATATAGGGAATGGCGGCAATCCGCCCCACTTTCATTCATTGATCTGGATACAAGTCGTTTAAGTCTGGATGAGTGCAGGGCATTCATGAGGGGTGCAATCAATGCTTAA
- a CDS encoding UvrD-helicase domain-containing protein, with protein MVDLTPKQQIVLAVAGHQLVTGGPGSGKTTVSILKAAKIARETLKPGQRVLFLSFARATVSRVLEAIDEEQDISPADRSRIEVDTYHSFFWRLLKTHGYLVGLPRRISILTPPGEAIALAEIRREYGADKKLDDAELAEKRTREKAERHRLAFAEGKICFDLFADLVGRLLEGSAKLRALTAITWPCIIFDEFQDTSAGQWRVVKALGDRCSLIALADPEQRIFEFIGADPARLDHFKVAFAPTFTELGSDNHRSKGTDILLFGNEVLTANFSKSEYAGIAFCGFPSNRNQAYAALVTQVLQARARLIATGRPDWSLAILVPTKRMMRIVSDILREPFGNVPAIAHAASIDMEGPILAADVIALLLQQACGADDLDQLVHLICQYLRGRGGSDPGKGDLGDAIRLERALAKWNQRIAEGRAPHANSVIQPIAAVLYASQQVVMLGDPDKDWIAIRAKLADGACPRLRAIANDARNVRLLERGNMLRKTLEQNWRERGRYADALDITRLAFVQDHFATTQRPETGIVVMNMHKAKGKQFDEVIIFEGWPVRVGGEVKANPDRIVRENKGGGDLSQARQNFRVSVTRAKLRTTIMTPDDDVCILLKSG; from the coding sequence ATGGTCGACCTTACGCCGAAGCAGCAGATCGTACTCGCGGTCGCCGGCCATCAGCTGGTCACCGGCGGCCCTGGCTCCGGGAAGACAACGGTGTCGATCCTGAAGGCGGCAAAGATCGCCCGCGAAACGCTCAAGCCCGGGCAGCGTGTCCTCTTTCTTAGCTTCGCGCGCGCGACAGTATCCCGTGTCCTCGAAGCAATCGACGAGGAACAGGACATCTCGCCCGCCGATCGGAGCCGGATCGAGGTCGACACTTATCACAGCTTCTTCTGGCGGCTGCTCAAGACGCACGGCTATCTGGTCGGCCTGCCGCGCAGGATCTCGATCCTCACGCCGCCTGGCGAGGCGATCGCCTTGGCTGAAATTCGCCGGGAATATGGCGCCGACAAGAAGCTCGACGATGCCGAGCTAGCCGAAAAGCGAACGCGCGAGAAGGCTGAGCGGCACCGCCTTGCGTTTGCTGAGGGGAAAATCTGCTTCGATCTGTTCGCCGATCTCGTAGGGCGGCTTCTAGAGGGGTCGGCCAAACTGCGAGCGCTCACTGCCATCACCTGGCCCTGCATCATCTTCGATGAATTCCAAGACACAAGCGCGGGTCAGTGGCGCGTCGTAAAGGCGCTTGGCGACCGTTGCTCCTTGATCGCGCTAGCTGACCCCGAGCAACGCATTTTCGAGTTTATCGGCGCCGATCCCGCCCGCCTTGACCATTTCAAGGTTGCGTTCGCTCCGACCTTCACCGAGCTCGGCTCGGATAATCACCGCAGCAAGGGCACGGACATTCTGCTCTTCGGCAACGAGGTGCTGACCGCCAACTTCAGCAAGTCCGAGTATGCTGGCATCGCTTTTTGCGGGTTTCCGTCTAACCGGAACCAGGCCTATGCAGCGCTAGTCACACAGGTCTTGCAGGCGCGTGCCCGGTTGATCGCCACAGGACGGCCCGATTGGTCGCTGGCAATCCTCGTTCCGACCAAGCGGATGATGCGGATTGTTTCCGATATCCTGCGCGAACCGTTCGGCAACGTGCCGGCCATCGCCCATGCCGCCTCGATCGATATGGAAGGACCGATCTTGGCAGCCGACGTCATTGCGCTACTACTCCAGCAAGCGTGTGGTGCGGATGACCTCGACCAGTTGGTCCATCTGATATGCCAGTACCTTCGCGGCCGTGGGGGATCTGACCCAGGCAAGGGTGATCTGGGAGATGCGATCAGACTGGAGAGGGCGCTGGCGAAATGGAACCAGCGGATCGCCGAGGGACGCGCACCACACGCGAACAGCGTCATCCAGCCTATCGCCGCCGTACTCTACGCAAGTCAGCAGGTTGTCATGCTCGGCGATCCTGACAAGGACTGGATCGCCATTCGCGCCAAGCTTGCTGATGGAGCGTGTCCCCGACTACGGGCGATTGCGAACGACGCCCGCAACGTGCGTCTGCTCGAGCGGGGCAATATGCTGCGCAAGACGTTGGAACAGAACTGGCGAGAGCGAGGTCGCTATGCTGATGCGCTTGACATCACACGGCTGGCGTTCGTTCAGGACCATTTCGCCACCACGCAGCGCCCCGAGACGGGCATCGTTGTGATGAACATGCACAAGGCAAAGGGAAAGCAGTTCGACGAAGTGATCATCTTCGAAGGATGGCCGGTGCGGGTCGGCGGGGAGGTCAAGGCGAACCCGGATCGGATCGTCCGCGAGAACAAGGGAGGCGGCGACCTTTCCCAGGCTCGCCAGAATTTTCGTGTAAGCGTTACCAGGGCCAAATTGCGCACCACGATCATGACGCCAGACGACGACGTCTGCATTCTTCTGAAATCTGGCTGA